The following are encoded together in the Zygosaccharomyces rouxii strain CBS732 chromosome C complete sequence genome:
- the TIM12 gene encoding Tim12p (similar to uniprot|P32830 Saccharomyces cerevisiae YBR091C MRS5 Essential protein of the inner mitochondrial membrane peripherally localized component of the TIM22 complex which is a twin-pore translocase that mediates insertion of numerous multispanning inner membrane proteins) yields the protein MSYLLNPFAGQEVNSERLDIAQVQFDAMNHTFNNILYSCLEKCIPHEGYGEGELNKGEMSCIDRCVAKIHFSNRLIGAYVQTQGFGPVTHLPHYEKIKKDMANDE from the coding sequence ATGTCGTATCTTTTAAACCCATTTGCTGGACAAGAAGTCAATTCAGAAAGGTTAGACATTGCCCAGGTCCAATTTGATGCAATGAACCATACTTTTAACAACATTCTATATTCATGTCTCGAAAAATGTATTCCACACGAAGGTtatggtgaaggtgaactGAATAAAGGTGAAATGAGCTGCATCGATAGATGCGTTGCGAAGATCCACTTTTCAAACCGACTGATCGGTGCATACGTACAGACTCAAGGTTTTGGGCCTGTGACGCATTTACCACATtatgaaaagatcaagaaagaCATGGCAAATGACGAGTAA
- the PBY1 gene encoding putative tubulin tyrosine ligase (similar to uniprot|P38254 Saccharomyces cerevisiae YBR094W Hypothetical ORF), whose protein sequence is MRVLLTNDDGPLNDEFSPYVRPFVQHIRKNYPDWELTICIPHTQRSWIGKAHFAGKSLTAQFLYSKPDADDNSYLGPFIRPQLNRIDSKLPRDTRNSEISNDDIEWILIDGTPASCVNIGLHHLNSEPFDLVISGPNVGRNTSSAYISSSGTVGAAMEAVISGSTKAVALSFAYFNGEKNVDSSVVDLAAQKSMEVINHLYHNWNDGTDLYTINVPLSTSLKPDTRIMWTSIWENRWRAIFEGPDVAQLTNGSEIEDGVEGHLITFKWQPIFKNHKDSQYLAKTTDKDVIEAKMISVTPLRATFKKVEGLVGELSLNVKPNSNFFLITVNKQDYLYEPLVRAVRKYLPQLEVVSELPKEPKSVFHYGEYEQLDIDKLATEPTNYFANSYIYRKGLIRKHFLSHTIHSYVVKNPDSILSKAALETFPLELDYAEFLDDALDENWELRQELEKNDRWWIVKPGMSDKGQGIRVFRTIEDLQAVFDSFDEDGTDDEGEYFDDNKIVISQLRHFIVQEYLDNPLLLPSMGNKKFHIRCYISCRGALEVYVYNRMLALFAPTAFTPLKSDNFSPTDILDLECHLTNTCLQTKNEQKDISVAEFDTIPDLTEENKSKIKTQIHQIAHDIFLGALKVNAVNFQPLPNAFETYGVDFLVDFDFNVKLLEINAYPDFKQTGEELKGLIDELFDHTVHHLIVPFFDEGRSTTSSENFVKVLEYTANNW, encoded by the coding sequence ATGCGTGTTTTACTTactaatgatgatggtcCGCTGAATGACGAATTTTCCCCATATGTGAGGCCGTTTGTTCAGCATATTAGGAAGAACTACCCTGACTGGGAATTAACTATTTGTATTCCTCATACTCAAAGGTCGTGGATCGGTAAGGCACATTTTGCTGGTAAATCGCTTACTGCTCAATTTTTGTATTCCAAACCTGATGCTGACGATAATTCTTATTTAGGTCCTTTCATTCGTCCTCAATTGAATCGTATTGATTCTAAACTTCCTCGTGATACGAGGAAttctgaaatttcaaatgatgATATCGAATGGATCCTTATTGATGGTACACCTGCTTCCTGTGTAAACATTggtcttcatcatctaaaTTCGGAACCTTTTGATTTGGTTATTTCAGGTCCTAATGTAGGTAGAAATACTTCATCCGCATACATTTCATCGAGCGGTACTGTAGGGGCTGCAATGGAAGCTGTAATTTCAGGTAGTACGAAGGCAGTTGCACTGTCATTTGCCTATTTTAAcggtgaaaaaaatgtgGATTCGTCAGTGGTAGATTTAGCGGCACAGAAATCGATGGAAGTTATTAACCACCTTTATCACAATTGGAATGATGGGACCGATTTGTATACCATCAATGTACCCTTGTCAACATCTTTAAAACCGGATACAAGGATTATGTGGACATCAATTTGGGAGAATAGATGGAGGGCAATTTTTGAAGGTCCAGATGTAGCTCAATTGACTAACGGGtctgaaattgaagacgGAGTGGAAGGTCACTTGATTACTTTCAAATGGCAaccaattttcaaaaatcaTAAGGATTCACAATATTTAGCCAAGACTACAGATAAAGATGTCATTGAAGCAAAGATGATTAGCGTGACTCCATTAAGGGcaactttcaaaaaagtAGAAGGGTTGGTTGGTGAGTTATCTTTAAACGTTAAACccaattctaatttttttctaataaCTGTGAATAAACAGGATTATCTTTATGAACCATTGGTTAGAGCTGTTCGGAAATATTTGCCTCAGCTCGAAGTTGTTTCCGAATTGCCtaaagaaccaaaatcCGTTTTCCATTATGGGGAATACGAACAGTTAGATATTGATAAACTGGCTACGGAACCAACGAATTATTTTGCTAATTCTTACATTTACAGAAAGGGTTTGATAAGAAAACATTTCTTATCTCATACTATACATTCGTATGTGGTTAAAAATCCAGATTCTATTTTATCCAAGGCAGCTCTAGAGACTTTCCCCTTGGAACTGGATTATGCAGAATTCTTGGACGATGCTTTAGACGAAAATTGGGAATTGAGACAGGAATTAGAGAAAAATGATAGATGGTGGATTGTGAAACCTGGTATGAGTGATAAGGGTCAAGGTATTAGAGTCTTTAGAACTATCGAAGATCTCCAAGCAGTGTTTGATTCTttcgatgaagatggtactgatgatgaaggtgaatattttgatgataataagaTTGTCATTTCTCAACTTCGCCATTTCATTGTACAGgaatatttggataatCCCCTGTTACTACCTTCTATGGGCAATAAAAAATTCCATATTAGATGTTACATATCTTGCCGCGGAGCTCTGGAGGTTTATGTCTACAACAGAATGTTAGCTTTATTTGCCCCCACTGCATTTACACCATTGAAGAGcgataatttttcacctaCAGATATTCTAGATTTAGAATGCCATTTGACAAACACTTGTTTGCAAACTAAAAATGAACAAAAGGATATCTCCGTTGCAGAATTTGATACTATACCGGATTTGACAGAAGAGAATAAATCTAAAATCAAGACCCAAATCCATCAAATTGCTCATGATATATTTTTGGGAGCACTCAAAGTAAATGCTGTTAATTTCCAACCTTTGCCCAATGCCTTTGAAACCTATGGTGTCGATTTCTTGGTGGATTTCGATTTTAATGTTAAACTACTTGAGATTAATGCCTACCCTGACTTCAAACAGACCGGTGAAGAACTTAAAGGGCTCATCGATGAATTATTCGATCATACTGTTCATCATCTCATCGTTCCTTTTTTCGATGAGGGCAGATCTACAACAAGTTCTGAAAATTTCGTCAAAGTTTTAGAATATACTGCAAACAATTGGTAG
- the RXT2 gene encoding Rxt2p (similar to uniprot|P38255 Saccharomyces cerevisiae YBR095C RXT2 Hypothetical ORF), giving the protein MTSEDGIAPEEEQKYIESFSRRIIREKSGNYPPLKRSIDGSMIYLDAGGISSNRGNKLLQGSELVTRQMLNNSKPIDEDRVYYNGSEHNLLQRRKRMRVSREDGSEFDDEDDDEYDELSRLVDVRKILTPISSLADVTNHEPVSRPFRSKVLRDLALQAVLMVEREQNSVIRYAKLLEVFLGDYSQVLNEANLNLPNYDHNLRLPEEEETDVEDKDKQGLKEEEIEDGDPFFALPRLGGSDSILNLVPEANTPEVSEEIEITRQLAQIALQRNQEFVRNLQKVRNALIKAARIKDRIYAWSEEYAGIPQDGVTIPNALRVVKRGLISATTNRSMGGEVDEAGGEEEEEEAS; this is encoded by the coding sequence ATGACTTCTGAAGATGGAATAGCTCCTGAAGAGGAGCAGAAATATATCGAATCCTTTTCAAGACGTATAATCAGAGAAAAGAGCGGGAACTACCCCCCTCTGAAAAGATCTATAGATGGATCTATGATATACCTTGATGCGGGTGGTATTTCAAGTAATAGGGGCAATAAGCTTCTGCAAGGTAGTGAATTGGTAACGAGACAAATGCTAAATAATTCTAAGCCTATCGATGAAGACCGCGTCTACTACAATGGTTCAGAACATAATCTATTACAAAGGAGAAAACGTATGCGTGTATCTAGAGAGGATGGAagtgaatttgatgatgaggatgatgatgaatatgATGAGTTGTCTCGTTTAGTAGATGTGAGGAAGATTCTGACTCCGATTTCATCATTGGCCGACGTCACTAACCATGAACCAGTTTCACGTCCGTTTAGAAGTAAAGTACTACGTGATTTAGCACTACAAGCAGTTCTCATGGTGGAACGAGAACAGAACTCTGTAATTAGATATGCGAAGCTTTTGGAAGTGTTTCTAGGCGACTATTCGCAAGTGCTAAATGAAGCTAACTTAAACTTACCAAACTATGACCATAATCTACGATTGCCGGAGGAGGAAGAAACAGACGTGGAGGATAAAGACAAGCAAGGTTTGaaggaagaggaaataGAAGATGGTGATCCATTTTTCGCATTACCAAGACTGGGCGGATCAGACTCCATTTTGAACCTTGTACCCGAGGCGAATACACCCGAAGTAAGCgaagaaatagaaataaCGAGACAGTTGGCACAAATTGCACTACAAAGGAACCAAGAATTTGTtagaaatttacaaaaagtgAGGAATGCGCTTATCAAAGCCGCTAGAATCAAAGATCGTATCTACGCATGGAGTGAAGAATATGCAGGAATACCACAAGACGGTGTCACTATACCAAATGCACTGCGTGTGGTGAAACGCGGACTAATAAGTGCCACTACAAACCGATCCATGGGCGGTGAAGTGGACGAAGCGGGCggtgaagaggaagaggaagaggcAAGCTGA
- a CDS encoding uncharacterized protein (similar to uniprot|P38256 Saccharomyces cerevisiae YBR096W Hypothetical ORF), whose product MLVHVIVAELGKLFDISSRKSHWIMSLFAIFKYLFLFYLVSSYKSLPGAYFVRFFWAAFPSYLLPRLLGIRETENIKKLQRNKYGCFAHATTSTYVSPFEVDFYLHKSNSTYFEELDFNRTALMTRIFQKLGLEKGLPYIPVANVFTNFLKEIKPFEKYQITSVILCWDQKWIYIMSRYTKKNGKVLCSLSLTKYVLKEGRKTVPPRVALEYCGLYNEEAAEISERNLKFLSKSGFDNTVELENLEHSYMKL is encoded by the coding sequence ATGTTAGTCCATGTAATAGTTGCAGAACTCGGAAAATTATTCGATATCTCGAGCAGAAAGTCCCATTGGATCATGAGTCTCTTCgctattttcaaataccTATTTCTGTTTTATCTGGTATCATCATACAAGTCTCTCCCAGGGGCCTACTTTGTAAGATTTTTCTGGGCAGCTTTTCCATCTTATCTGCTCCCCAGATTGCTTGGCATTCGAGAAACTGAGAATATCAAGAAACTCCAAAGGAACAAATACGGCTGTTTTGCACATGCAACCACTTCTACTTATGTCTCCCCCTTTGAAGTCGATTTTTACTTACATAAGAGTAATAGCACTTATttcgaagaattggattttAACAGAACTGCCCTAATGactagaatttttcaaaaattgggCTTGGAAAAAGGACTTCCCTACATTCCTGTAGCCAATGTGTTTACGAATTTTCTGAAAGAAATTAAgccatttgaaaaatatcaaatcaCTTCTGTTATCCTGTGTTGGGATCAAAAATGGATATACATTATGAGTAGATATACTAAGAAGAATGGTAAAGTACTATGCTCTCTTTCATTGACTAAATatgttttgaaagaaggtAGAAAAACTGTACCACCTAGAGTTGCTCTAGAATATTGTGGACTGTACAACGAAGAAGCAGCTGAAATTTCTGAGAGGAACCTAAAGTTTCTATCCAAGAGTGGGTTCGACAATACTGTTGAATTGGAGAATTTGGAGCACTCATACATGAAGCTCTGA
- the SMK1 gene encoding mitogen-activated protein kinase SMK1 (similar to uniprot|P41808 Saccharomyces cerevisiae YPR054W SMK1 Mitogen-activated protein kinase required for spore morphogenesis that is expressed as a middle sporulation-specific gene), whose amino-acid sequence MDFSNVFGNNRNVLNWQQRDPKQDWKYYRYKPSADRIKSLLTTQPEKKISKEQEVAPRTIVESAKFSMPARYELIQILGKGSYGTVCSIKDRQNPDAPYSIAVKKVTNIFYREILLKRAIRELKFMNYFKGHKNIVSLINLEIVTEKPYDGVYCYQELIDYDLAKVIHSSVQLSEFHVKHFFYQILCGLKYIHSADVIHRDLKPGNILCSLNGCLKICDFGLARGVAPQYFTTKESYHDITNYVATRWYRAPELILSHKAYSKAIDMWSVGCILAEFYGRKPVFMGKDSVHQIHEITKILGSPSKELLIHYGSLKAWNMCSNATPAYKNVPWSDVYPFASPDALDLIALLVQWEADQRLTVEEAIEHYFLQEVRRPEDEPVCPQGPFDFSYEHQLCSMLKLREYLINEVMTFRQERAICDPSTPEILKNIAVIEDPE is encoded by the coding sequence atggatttttccaatgtCTTTGGTAACAACAGAAATGTGTTGAATTGGCAACAAAGAGATCCTAAGCAAGATTGGAAATATTATCGGTACAAACCTAGTGCCGATCGAATTAAAAGTTTGCTTACTACACAACctgagaaaaaaatttctaAGGAACAAGAAGTTGCTCCTAGGACGATTGTTGAAAGTGCGAAATTTTCTATGCCGGCCAGATATGAAttaattcaaatattgGGGAAAGGCTCTTATGGTACTGTATGCTCGATTAAAGACAGACAAAATCCCGATGCGCCATATTCAATAGCGGTTAAAAAAGTCACGAATATCTTTTACAgagaaattcttttgaaaagggcAATTAGAGAATTAAAGTTTATGAATTATTTCAAGGGACATAAAAACATTGTCAGTTTAattaatttggaaattgtTACAGAGAAGCCTTATGACGGTGTCTACTGCTATCAAGAGTTGATAGACTATGATCTAGCCAAAGTAATTCATTCATCTGTACAGTTGTCTGAGTTCCATGTAAAACATTTTTTCTACCAAATCCTTTGTGGGCTTAAATACATCCATAGTGCCGATGTTATCCATAGGGATTTAAAACCTGGTAACATATTATGTTCTTTGAATGGAtgtttgaaaatttgtGATTTTGGTCTAGCTAGAGGGGTTGCCCCTCAGTATTTTACCACAAAGGAATCATATCATGACATTACCAACTATGTGGCTACACGTTGGTATAGAGCGccagaattgattttatcGCATAAGGCATATAGTAAGGCGATTGATATGTGGTCTGTTGGTTGTATCTTGGCAGAATTTTATGGTAGAAAACCAGTATTTATGGGCAAAGATTCCGTTCATCAAATACatgaaattacaaaaattttagGGTCCCCCTCTAAGGAATTATTGATCCATTATGGATCATTAAAAGCATGGAACATGTGTAGTAATGCGACTCCGGCATACAAGAATGTTCCCTGGTCTGATGTTTACCCATTTGCATCACCAGACGCACTAGATTTAATTGCTCTATTGGTACAGTGGGAGGCAGATCAAAGACTCACTGTGGAGGAGGCCATTGAACACTATTTCTTACAAGAAGTGAGAAGGCCAGAAGATGAACCAGTGTGTCCACAAGGTCCATTTGACTTCTCTTATGAACACCAATTGTGCTCCATGCTTAAACTGAGAGAGTATCTTATCAACGAAGTTATGACATTCAGACAAGAAAGGGCCATATGTGATCCATCCACGCCAGAGATTCTAAAGAACATTGCGGTGATTGAAGATCCAGAATGA
- the VPS15 gene encoding ubiquitin-binding serine/threonine protein kinase VPS15 (similar to uniprot|P22219 Saccharomyces cerevisiae YBR097W VPS15 Myristoylated Serine/threonine protein kinase involved in vacuolar protein sorting), whose protein sequence is MGAQLSLSAQTSPSIAISSYIDVLDEVHYVSQLNSSRFLKTCKGLDPNGEIVIKVFIKPAEDYNLKKIQRTIESEALLLAPLPNALNFSKVIESNRAGYLIRQHLKSNLYDRLSSRPHLQNIELKFMTFQLLQALNDIHTLNITHGDIKTENIMVTSWDWLVLTDFSTAIKPVYLPDDNPGEFSFYFDTSKRRTCYVAPERFNSALHSKTKGSVGQVTKEMDIFSMGCCIAEMYAEGRPLFNLSQLFKYKNEDYDVFEFLKEEVYSEPLQNLILDMIQLDPKKRLSCKLLLEKYRGSFFPEYFYTFTYEYLRTLATFGTGTPTSGSICAHTTIEDQLTVIDKCCEKVYLDFGKICESLGYKLDTHIKENKVKEQDSWELFFSSSVHLSDCGTLKLKDMENVSPAVKEESILLFISYISHGLRHIASSTTKLRCIEMLAAFSQFLSDENKIDRVIPYLVTCFEDDYPNVQALALQAVSQILYTIKRVNPINENFFLDYLLPRLKRLLQLSKQNTYMRMVLANCLGDFVTVANRFEELSYFTSSFGHQDGLTHGMENLEITNKQIKKLVQQVEELVVALLTDNETRVKMALLANILPLCKFFGREKTNDVVLSHLITYLNDKDSSLRIKLIQTISGIAILLGPITLEQYILPLLVQTITDPEELVVANVLQSLKDLCKTGLIGKRFFYDICTTVAPLLLHPNNWIRQFSLLLIVEISSKLSKAEVYCVLYPIVRPFFEFDVEFTYDLMLSSCKSPVSRTVYNLLCSWLLRASKSLFWQQVPNKHVDSFGNSSTTFVTKGYSSKNYGFNNVIKASKSTVRSFDNKEIPLTTEDKNWIDKFKAIGLSENDLWKIAILRGYVVRTAKLVSHKRDSSAGNGKNNGKFDSQHGVTLANVMPRNVFFDVEFAEHQDFVSSSVDEDSRQSVSKSNTGKPTPSLPDVKDFDGSLMFNTKATPTITPSLKNIYVQLEPTAHHKEVPDHVLERTNTEPRFIIHDSYEGDSSTIKKFLSNITVLPSLKDYEEFGPIKTISENSSSFKIFNGTLAATLTENEPHAIVAMTSSNGMVPYLLTGSVSGLVKLWDTNKTASGEMYSSSYSQDLGSTITDITMLQGYDAFCLATKEGNLSVVRVLLRGQQRKSPTFHTIRKISINPSHEIEEFAISLKTVITEDRALLFASINTCKILVYDIRTMERISEVETPVTHGAVSSFIPDENGDVLIVGTTKGIIEVWDMRFNLLIKSWTFGDHTPITHLERCASLGKNSLIVAGGSSEAMLTIWNYCKGQCQQAVINSDERPSVEHFMPVERKLEEIAFCGSDQKMQTLGSLCVYGTKIFAADGISNDIIMIDVKDLPSSQMLVAQKRRTYSFVPVQVTAHLTFLLKKRLSPLQISTPAYCNDTINCIKVTHTKDNKPLLATADNSGVINFIS, encoded by the coding sequence ATGGGCGCTCAGCTATCCTTATCTGCCCAAACTTCGCCTTCAATTGCTATTTCCTCATATATTGATGTGTTGGATGAAGTTCATTATGTATCGCAATTAAACTCTTCCAGATTTCTGAAAACATGTAAAGGGCTGGATCCCAATGGTGAAATCGTTATCAAAGTATTCATTAAGCCTGCGGAAGATTACAACTtaaagaaaatccaaaggACCATTGAATCGGAGGCATTGTTATTGGCGCCGCTCCCTAATGCCCTAAATTTTAGCAAAGTGATAGAGTCGAATAGAGCTGGATATCTGATACGACAACATCTTAAGAGTAATTTATATGATAGACTCAGCTCAAGACCTCATCTACAGaatattgaattgaaatttatgactttccaattgttaCAGGCGCTTAATGATATCCATACTTTAAACATTACACATGGTGATATTAAGACGGAAAATATCATGGTGACGAGTTGGGATTGGTTAGTATTGACTGATTTCTCAACTGCTATAAAGCCAGTTTATCTGCCAGATGATAATCCCGGCGAATTCTCGTTTTATTTTGATACTTCTAAGAGGAGAACTTGTTATGTGGCACCTGAAAGGTTTAATTCAGCACTTCATTCGAAAACGAAAGGTAGTGTGGGTCAAGTAACAAAGGAAATGGATATATTTAGTATGGGCTGCTGTATTGCAGAGATGTACGCTGAAGGGAGACCGCTTTTTAACCTTTCCCAGTTGTTTAAATACAAGAATGAAGATTATGatgtttttgaatttttgaaggaAGAAGTGTATTCTGAACCTTTACAAAATCTTATTTTGGATatgattcaattggatcCTAAAAAGAGGCTTTCATGTAAACTGTTATTGGAAAAGTACCGGGGGTCGTTTTTTCCAGAATATTTTTACACTTTTACTTACGAATATCTGAGAACTTTAGCAACCTTTGGAACTGGTACACCGACATCTGGATCTATCTGTGCTCATACAACTATTGAGGACCAATTGACTGTTATTGACAAATGCTGTGAAAAAGTCTACTTAGACTTTGGTAAAATCTGTGAATCCCTGGGTTATAAGTTGGATACACATATCAAGGAGAATAAAGTTAAGGAACAGGACAGTTGGGAGTTgttcttctcatcttctgTACACCTATCGGACTGTGGTACattaaaattaaaggaTATGGAAAATGTTTCGCCAGCggttaaagaagaatcaaTTTTACTCTTTATATCTTACATTTCTCATGGATTGAGACATATTGCATCAAGCACTACGAAGCTGCGATGCATAGAGATGTTAGCTGCCTTCTCTCAATTTTTGTcagatgaaaataaaatagaCAGAGTGATTCCTTATTTGGTCACTTGTTTTGAGGACGATTACCCAAACGTACAAGCACTGGCACTTCAGGCAGTTTCTCAGATTCTATACACAATTAAGCGAGTCAATCCAATTAATgagaatttcttcttaGATTACCTCCTACCAAGACTGAAAAGATTATTACAATTGAGCAAACAAAACACTTATATGCGCATGGTACTTGCAAATTGTTTAGGTGATTTCGTTACTGTTGCTAACcgatttgaagaattatcCTATTTCACTAGCTCCTTTGGTCATCAAGATGGACTCACTCATGGgatggaaaatttggaaattacAAACAAACAGATCAAAAAACTAGTCCAACAGGTTGAAGAGTTGGTAGTAGCATTACTGACTGATAATGAGACTCGAGTCAAGATGGCTCTCCTGGCAAATATTTTACCTTTGTGCAAGTTCTTTGGTCGTGAGAAGACAAATGATGTTGTGTTAAGCCATTTAATCACCTACTTGAACGATAAGGATTCATCTTTGAGAATTAAACTAATACAAACTATCTCTGGGATAGCGATTTTGTTAGGTCCTATCACTTTAGAACAATACATTCTACCTCTCTTGGTCCAAACAATTACAGATCCAGAGGAATTGGTGGTTGCAAATGTACTTCAAAGTTTGAAGGATTTGTGCAAAACTGGTTTAATTGGGAAGAGGTTTTTTTACGATATATGCACTACCGTGGctccattattattacaCCCGAATAATTGGATCAGACAATTCTCATTACTCTTGATTGTGGAGATATCTAGTAAGCTGAGCAAGGCAGAAGTTTATTGCGTACTTTACCCTATTGTGAGACCGTTTTTCGAATTTGATGTTGAATTTACTTACGATTTAATGCTTTCAAGTTGTAAATCTCCTGTATCTCGCACCGTTTACAACCTACTTTGTAGCTGGCTTTTGAGAGCATCAAAATCCTTGTTTTGGCAACAGGTACCCAATAAACATGTGGATTCCTTTGGAAATAGTAGCACTACTTTTGTTACCAAGGGTTACTCTTCTAAGAACTATGGATTTAACAATGTAATCAAAGCTTCAAAATCTACTGTGAGATCATTTGATAACAAAGAAATTCCACTGACGACAGAAGATAAAAATTGGATTGATAAATTCAAGGCAATTGGCCTTTCGGAGAATGATCTCTGGAAAATTGCCATACTCCGTGGTTATGTTGTCAGGACTGCCAAACTTGTCTCCCATAAAAGAGACTCTTCGGCGGGAAATGGAAAGAATAACGGTAAATTCGATAGCCAGCATGGGGTTACTCTCGCAAATGTCATGCCCAGGAATGTTTTCTTTGACGTTGAATTTGCCGAGCATCAAGATTTcgtttcttcatctgttgatgaagatagtCGCCAGAGTGTTTCTAAAAGCAACACTGGTAAGCCAACACCATCCTTACCAGATGTGAAAGATTTCGATGGATCATTGATGTTCAACACAAAGGCAACACCCACAATCACACCCAGCTTAAAAAATATTTACGTTCAATTAGAACCAACCGCTCACCATAAGGAAGTTCCAGATCATGTATTAGAAAGAACCAATACTGAACCTAGATTTATTATTCATGATAGTTACGAAGGTGATTCCAGTACcataaagaaatttttgagtAACATTACGGTGCTTCCTTCACTGAAAGATTACGAGGAATTTGGTCCCATTAAAACTATCTCAGAGAATTCAAGctcttttaaaatattcaatGGTACATTAGCGGCTACTTTAACGGAAAATGAGCCACATGCTATTGTAGCTATGACTTCATCTAATGGGATGGTGCCTTATTTGCTTACTGGATCGGTGAGTGGTCTAGTGAAACTTTGGGATACGAATAAGACCGCCTCAGGAGAGATGTATTCATCGTCATACAGTCAAGATTTGGGCTCTACTATTACGGATATAACGATGCTTCAAGGTTACGATGCATTCTGCCTTGCGACAAAGGAAGGTAATTTAAGTGTTGTTAGAGTCCTCTTACGGGGACAGCAAAGAAAGTCCCCTACTTTTCATACTATAAGGAAAATTAGTATTAACCCCAGTCAcgaaattgaagaattcgCCATCAGTTTGAAAACTGTTATTACAGAAGATAGAGCGTTGCTCTTTGCATCAATTAACActtgtaaaattttggtttaTGATATTCGAACTATGGAACGTATATCGGAAGTAGAAACACCAGTGACCCATGGTGCCGTTTCCTCTTTCATTCCTGATGAAAACGGTGATGTATTAATTGTGGGCACCACGAAGGGCATTATAGAGGTCTGGGATATGAGATTCAACCTACTGATCAAGAGTTGGACGTTTGGTGATCATACTCCAATTACTCACTTAGAAAGATGTGCTTCACTGGGTAAAAACAGCCTTATAGTGGCGGGCGGTTCTTCAGAAGCAATGCTAACCATATGGAATTATTGTAAGGGTCAATGCCAACAGGCAGTGATAAACTCGGATGAACGGCCATCTGTAGAGCATTTCATGCCGGTGGAGAGGAAATTGGAGGAGATTGCATTTTGCGGTTCGGATCAAAAGATGCAGACGCTTGGATCGTTATGCGTATATGGAACTAAGATATTTGCCGCGGATGGAATTTCTAACGATATCATCATGATCGATGTGAAAGACCTACCGTCTTCCCAAATGTTGGTGGCTCAAAAGAGACGTACATACTCGTTCGTTCCCGTGCAAGTAACTGCTCATCTAACCTTTCTGCtcaagaaaagattgtCACCTCTTCAGATTTCCACACCAGCTTACTGTAATGACACTATCAATTGCATAAAAGTTACACATACCAAAGACAACAAACCCCTGCTTGCCACTGCTGATAATTCTGGTGTAATCAATTTTATAAGTTGA